Proteins from one Monodelphis domestica isolate mMonDom1 chromosome 6, mMonDom1.pri, whole genome shotgun sequence genomic window:
- the LOC130454920 gene encoding cell cycle checkpoint control protein RAD9A-like isoform X2, whose protein sequence is MKGRGGPKPGRGPARGKGPGPGAGQGRSLAVAHRRRVVLRATGGRALASHRERIPLGFRLLPVCAAFLPALPGVPAAAGAASALQSPHEVVPVSISLVGSAREDSGALLHRAEHREQPLGHPAPLQARRDQDPQPVLPGVRIPPGRLRPGPVPALAPSPCPGHLGWSAELSKLSITVAGALDRVLVEAVSPFSPALSEVTLGVSRGRRVVFRSYLEEDTDAARAMMTEMSLSEEEFQQLQAQEGASITFCLKEFRGLLSFAESANLLLNIHFDVPGRPAIFSIEDSLLDGHFVLATLSQSDLCSQEPCRPGQGTHSTTHLDDFANDDIDSYMIAMETTVSEGAAVTPRTPSPVSEEEAEPNVVPGTPPLKKFRSLFFGSVLAPTESPSEPNPVLAEDSEGEG, encoded by the exons ATGAAAGGGCGAGGCGGGCCGAAGCCAGGCCGAGGCCCAGCGCGCGGGAAGGGACCCGGCCCTGG TGCTGGGCAAGGCCGCTCACTCGCTGTCGCGCATCGGAGACGAGTTGTACTTAGAGCCACTGGAGGACGGG CTCTCGCTTCGCACCGTGAACGCATCCCGCTCGGCTTTCGCCTGCTTCCTGTTTGCGCCGCTTTTCTTCCAGCACTACCAGGCGTCCCGGCCGCCGCAGGGGCAGCCTCCGCGCTGCAAAGTCCTCATGAAG TCGTTCCTGTCAGTATTTCGCTCGTTGGCAGCGCTAGAGAAGACAGTGGAGCGCTGCTGCATCGCGCTGAGCACCGAGAACAGCCGCTTGGTCATCCAGCTCCACTGCAAGCACG GCGTGACCAAGACCCACAACCTGTCCTTCCAGGAGTGCGAATCCCTCCAGGCCGTCTTCGACCCGGCCCTGTGCCCGCACTTGCTCCGAGCCCCTGCCCG GGCCATCTTGGGTGGTCAGCAGAGCTGTCCAAGCTGAGCATTACTGTGGCCGGTGCCCTGGACAGGGTGTTGGTGGAAGCTGTGTCGCCCTTCTCACCAGCGTTGTCAGAGGTGACCCTGGGAGTGAGCAGGGGCCGAAGAGTCGTTTTCAGAAGCTACCTGGAGGAGGATACAG ATGCTGCCAGAGCCATGATGACAGAGATGAGCCTCAGTGAAGAAGAGTTCCAGCAGCTGCAGGCCCAGGAGGGAGCCTCCATTACCTTCTGCCTCAAGGAGTTCCGG GGTCTCCTGAGCTTTGCAGAGTCAGCTAACCTTCTCCTCAACATCCACTTTGATGTTCCTGGCAG gccAGCCATCTTCTCCATTGAGGATTCACTGCTGGATGGTCACTTTGTCCTGGCTACTCTGTCTCAGTCCGACCTCTGTTCTCAGGAGCCTTGTCGGCCTGGGCAGGGGACACACAG TACAACCCACCTGGATGACTTTGCAAATGATGATATCGACTCTTATATGATCGCCATGGAAACTACTGTGAGTGAAGGGGCAGCAGTCactcccaggaccccttcccctgTGTCGGAGGAGGAGGCAGAGCCCAATGTGGTACCTGGGACCCCTCCTCTAAAAAAG tTCCGTTCCCTGTTCTTTGGCTCAGTGTTGGCCCCAACAGAGTCTCCTTCTGAGCCCAACCCAGTACTGGCAGAAGACAGCGAGGGGGAGGGCTGA
- the LOC130454920 gene encoding cell cycle checkpoint control protein RAD9A-like isoform X3: MKSFLSVFRSLAALEKTVERCCIALSTENSRLVIQLHCKHGVRIPPGRLRPGPVPALAPSPCPGHLGWSAELSKLSITVAGALDRVLVEAVSPFSPALSEVTLGVSRGRRVVFRSYLEEDTDAARAMMTEMSLSEEEFQQLQAQEGASITFCLKEFRGLLSFAESANLLLNIHFDVPGRPAIFSIEDSLLDGHFVLATLSQSDLCSQEPCRPGQGTHSTTHLDDFANDDIDSYMIAMETTVSEGAAVTPRTPSPVSEEEAEPNVVPGTPPLKKFRSLFFGSVLAPTESPSEPNPVLAEDSEGEG, from the exons ATGAAG TCGTTCCTGTCAGTATTTCGCTCGTTGGCAGCGCTAGAGAAGACAGTGGAGCGCTGCTGCATCGCGCTGAGCACCGAGAACAGCCGCTTGGTCATCCAGCTCCACTGCAAGCACG GAGTGCGAATCCCTCCAGGCCGTCTTCGACCCGGCCCTGTGCCCGCACTTGCTCCGAGCCCCTGCCCG GGCCATCTTGGGTGGTCAGCAGAGCTGTCCAAGCTGAGCATTACTGTGGCCGGTGCCCTGGACAGGGTGTTGGTGGAAGCTGTGTCGCCCTTCTCACCAGCGTTGTCAGAGGTGACCCTGGGAGTGAGCAGGGGCCGAAGAGTCGTTTTCAGAAGCTACCTGGAGGAGGATACAG ATGCTGCCAGAGCCATGATGACAGAGATGAGCCTCAGTGAAGAAGAGTTCCAGCAGCTGCAGGCCCAGGAGGGAGCCTCCATTACCTTCTGCCTCAAGGAGTTCCGG GGTCTCCTGAGCTTTGCAGAGTCAGCTAACCTTCTCCTCAACATCCACTTTGATGTTCCTGGCAG gccAGCCATCTTCTCCATTGAGGATTCACTGCTGGATGGTCACTTTGTCCTGGCTACTCTGTCTCAGTCCGACCTCTGTTCTCAGGAGCCTTGTCGGCCTGGGCAGGGGACACACAG TACAACCCACCTGGATGACTTTGCAAATGATGATATCGACTCTTATATGATCGCCATGGAAACTACTGTGAGTGAAGGGGCAGCAGTCactcccaggaccccttcccctgTGTCGGAGGAGGAGGCAGAGCCCAATGTGGTACCTGGGACCCCTCCTCTAAAAAAG tTCCGTTCCCTGTTCTTTGGCTCAGTGTTGGCCCCAACAGAGTCTCCTTCTGAGCCCAACCCAGTACTGGCAGAAGACAGCGAGGGGGAGGGCTGA
- the LOC130454920 gene encoding cell cycle checkpoint control protein RAD9A-like isoform X1: MKCLVTGGNVRVLGKAAHSLSRIGDELYLEPLEDGLSLRTVNASRSAFACFLFAPLFFQHYQASRPPQGQPPRCKVLMKSFLSVFRSLAALEKTVERCCIALSTENSRLVIQLHCKHGVTKTHNLSFQECESLQAVFDPALCPHLLRAPARVLVEAVSPFSPALSEVTLGVSRGRRVVFRSYLEEDTDAARAMMTEMSLSEEEFQQLQAQEGASITFCLKEFRGLLSFAESANLLLNIHFDVPGRPAIFSIEDSLLDGHFVLATLSQSDLCSQEPCRPGQGTHSTTHLDDFANDDIDSYMIAMETTVSEGAAVTPRTPSPVSEEEAEPNVVPGTPPLKKFRSLFFGSVLAPTESPSEPNPVLAEDSEGEG, encoded by the exons ATGAAGTGCCTCGTGACGGGGGGAAACGTGCGGG TGCTGGGCAAGGCCGCTCACTCGCTGTCGCGCATCGGAGACGAGTTGTACTTAGAGCCACTGGAGGACGGG CTCTCGCTTCGCACCGTGAACGCATCCCGCTCGGCTTTCGCCTGCTTCCTGTTTGCGCCGCTTTTCTTCCAGCACTACCAGGCGTCCCGGCCGCCGCAGGGGCAGCCTCCGCGCTGCAAAGTCCTCATGAAG TCGTTCCTGTCAGTATTTCGCTCGTTGGCAGCGCTAGAGAAGACAGTGGAGCGCTGCTGCATCGCGCTGAGCACCGAGAACAGCCGCTTGGTCATCCAGCTCCACTGCAAGCACG GCGTGACCAAGACCCACAACCTGTCCTTCCAGGAGTGCGAATCCCTCCAGGCCGTCTTCGACCCGGCCCTGTGCCCGCACTTGCTCCGAGCCCCTGCCCG GGTGTTGGTGGAAGCTGTGTCGCCCTTCTCACCAGCGTTGTCAGAGGTGACCCTGGGAGTGAGCAGGGGCCGAAGAGTCGTTTTCAGAAGCTACCTGGAGGAGGATACAG ATGCTGCCAGAGCCATGATGACAGAGATGAGCCTCAGTGAAGAAGAGTTCCAGCAGCTGCAGGCCCAGGAGGGAGCCTCCATTACCTTCTGCCTCAAGGAGTTCCGG GGTCTCCTGAGCTTTGCAGAGTCAGCTAACCTTCTCCTCAACATCCACTTTGATGTTCCTGGCAG gccAGCCATCTTCTCCATTGAGGATTCACTGCTGGATGGTCACTTTGTCCTGGCTACTCTGTCTCAGTCCGACCTCTGTTCTCAGGAGCCTTGTCGGCCTGGGCAGGGGACACACAG TACAACCCACCTGGATGACTTTGCAAATGATGATATCGACTCTTATATGATCGCCATGGAAACTACTGTGAGTGAAGGGGCAGCAGTCactcccaggaccccttcccctgTGTCGGAGGAGGAGGCAGAGCCCAATGTGGTACCTGGGACCCCTCCTCTAAAAAAG tTCCGTTCCCTGTTCTTTGGCTCAGTGTTGGCCCCAACAGAGTCTCCTTCTGAGCCCAACCCAGTACTGGCAGAAGACAGCGAGGGGGAGGGCTGA
- the LOC100029055 gene encoding serine/threonine-protein phosphatase PP1-alpha catalytic subunit, whose amino-acid sequence MSDSEKLNLDSIIGRLLEVQGSRPGKNVQLTENEIRGLCLKSREIFLSQPILLELEAPLKICGDIHGQYYDLLRLFEYGGFPPESNYLFLGDYVDRGKQSLETICLLLAYKIKYPENFFLLRGNHECASINRIYGFYDECKRRYNIKLWKTFTDCFNCLPIAAIVDEKIFCCHGGLSPDLQSMEQIRRIMRPTDVPDQGLLCDLLWSDPDKDVQGWGENDRGVSFTFGAEVVAKFLHKHDLDLICRAHQVVEDGYEFFAKRQLVTLFSAPNYCGEFDNAGAMMSVDETLMCSFQILKPADKNKGKYGQFSGLNSGGRPITPPRNSAKAKK is encoded by the exons ATGTCCGACAGCGAGAAGCTTAACCTGGACTCCATCATCGGGAGGCTCCTGGAAG TGCAGGGCTCCCGACCCGGCAAGAACGTACAGCTGACGGAGAACGAGATCCGCGGCCTGTGTCTCAAGTCCCGGGAGATCTTTCTGAGCCAGCCAATCCTCCTGGAGCTCGAGGCGCCTCTCAAGATATGCG GGGACATCCACGGCCAGTACTATGACCTGCTCCGATTGTTCGAGTATGGGGGCTTTCCCCCTGAGAGCAACTACCTCTTCTTGGGGGACTACGTGGACAGAGGCAAACAGTCCTTGGAAACCATCTGCCTGCTGCTGGCCTACAAGATCAAGTACCCCGAGAACTTCTTCCTGCTCCGCGGCAATCACGAGTGCGCCAGCATCAACCGCATCTATGGCTTCTATGATGAGT GTAAGAGACGCTACAACATAAAGCTCTGGAAGACCTTCACAGACTGCTTCAATTGTTTGCCTATCGCAGCCATTGTAGATGAGAAGATTTTCTGCTGCCATGGAG GACTATCCCCAGACCTGCAGTCCATGGAACAGATCAGGCGCATCATGAGGCCCACAGACGTGCCAGACCAAGGGCTGCTGTGTGACCTCCTATGGTCAGACCCTGACAAAGATGTCCAAGGCTGGGGGGAGAACGACCGCGGCGTCTCTTTTACTTTTGGGGCTGAGGTGGTGGCCAAGTTTCTGCACAAGCATGATCTGGACCTCATCTGCCGGGCACACCAG GTGGTGGAAGATGGCTATGAATTCTTCGCCAAGCGGCAGCTGGTCACCCTCTTCTCTGCCCCCAACTATTGTGGCGAATTTGACAATGCTGGTGCCATGATGAGCGTGGATGAAACACTCATGTGCTCTTTCCAG ATCCTTAAACCAGCCGACAAGAACAAAGGCAAATATGGGCAATTCAGTGGCCTCAACTCTGGTGGCCGCCCTATCACCCCACCCCGCAACTCTGCCAAAGCCAAGAAATAG